Within Dehalococcoidia bacterium, the genomic segment CGCTGTCCTCTTCACCTACTTCGCCGTCAACTTCCTGATCTCGGGGTTGCACAGCTACGCCGGCGTTTAGCGTCCTCCTGCGGCTCTTGAAATACGGCCTCGCTGCCGGTGCCGTTGCGGCGGTGCTCCTTCTCGCGTTCACCTGCGAAAGCGTGGGCGAGGAGACCGGCTGCTCGATCCCCCAGGAGGACTCGATCCAGGGGAAGATCCTGGCCGAGGGCCGGCGCGAGGCCGCCTTCGACTTCCTGTATCCCTGCCGCCTGCCGAACAGCCAACGCCTGACGAATATCTCCGTGGTCGGCGCCAGTGGCAGGCAGAGCGTGACCCTGACGTTCGAGGGGCCCTTCGAGATCAACATCTACCAGTCTCAGACAATCCCCGTGGCCAGCGCTGACCCCGCCGGAGCCTCGCACATTGTCCTGCGCAACCTGTTTCCCGGGATCGACGCCGACCTCATCGAAATCAACGAGGGTGCGCGCAAGGCGCAGTACCGGCTCGTCTGGCGCCAGGGCGGCATGTACTACGAGATCGCCGCTGCGGGCCCGCCCCTGCAGCGCCGCACGATTCTCGAGATCGCCCGCAGCCTACAGTAGCGCGCCGAACACCAGGCGCAGACCCACGAGGCCGAGGGCGCCACTTAGTAGCCGCATAACGACCAGCTGTCTGGCCTGTAGACGCATGGAGACGAGCGCGCCCAGTTGCGCGCCCAGGAGGACCCCGGCCGCAAGGCTCAGTTCCTCGCCCAGCACGCCGGAGAAGTCGCCGGCGATGACATGGACCAACGCTCCCGCTCCCGAAGTGAACATGAGCGTGAACGTCGATGTCGCCGTCGCGATGTACGAGGGGAAGCGCATGAGCAGGACCATCGCCGGGACGTAGATGATCCCTCCACCTACACCGAAAAGGCTCGAAATGAAGCCAATCGCAAGCCCCAGCCCGACCCCGAGGTAGGGGTCGAACGAATACACGTAGGTGTCGCCACGCGCGTCCGTAAGCTGGCGCCGGCGGTAGCGCGCGGGCGGCTGCGTGACGATCACGCGGGCGCTGCGAGGCAGCGCAAGCCAGCCCGCGACGAGGAGCAGGAGGACGCCAAAGGCGGCTTCGAAGGCGTCCCGCGGGAACTCTGCCGTAAGGACGGCGCCCCCGACCGCTCCCGGCAGCGTCGCTGCCGCGAACATCAGGGCCGATGGGTAGTCGATGCGCCTCTGGCGGCCGTAGGCCACCGATCCGGAGGCCGCGTTGAAGAAGACCACGCCCAGCGAGATCGAAGTTATGACCTCAGGCCGGTGGTCCGGGTACAGCAGGAGGAGAGCAGGGGTCAGCACAAAGCCGCCGCCGGCACCGATCAGGGTGCCGTAGGCGCCGACCGCGATCCCGAGGAGGACCAGTGCGGGCCATTGCAGAACGTCCGGCAAAGAGCGCGACTCCGCTCGCATCTTGGCATTGTTGACTGCTTCGCTCAACAATCGCAGACGGTCCTAAGATCGAAGCGTGATCGTGGACTTCCACACCCACATCTTCCCGCCGGAGATGATCGCTTCCCGCGAGGCGCTGGCCGCGCGCGACGTCACATTCGCCGAAATGTATCGCGATCGCCGGGCTCGCATGGCGACAGCTCAGGACCTGCTCCGGAGCATGGACGCCGCGGGCATCGACGTCTCCGTTGCCCTG encodes:
- a CDS encoding sulfite exporter TauE/SafE family protein translates to MRAESRSLPDVLQWPALVLLGIAVGAYGTLIGAGGGFVLTPALLLLYPDHRPEVITSISLGVVFFNAASGSVAYGRQRRIDYPSALMFAAATLPGAVGGAVLTAEFPRDAFEAAFGVLLLLVAGWLALPRSARVIVTQPPARYRRRQLTDARGDTYVYSFDPYLGVGLGLAIGFISSLFGVGGGIIYVPAMVLLMRFPSYIATATSTFTLMFTSGAGALVHVIAGDFSGVLGEELSLAAGVLLGAQLGALVSMRLQARQLVVMRLLSGALGLVGLRLVFGALL